One genomic region from Anabaena sp. PCC 7108 encodes:
- a CDS encoding LD-carboxypeptidase, protein MNINRRQFITTLGVTTLATHLATQIPPVIAKKSLSPNTIIKPPCLQIGDTVGLISPAGIVEAKDIEDAKQTFINLGLKVKTGVHILDRDGYLAGKDADRAQDINTMFADKSIKVIIAMRGGWGCNRILPLLNYPLIRSHPKIIMGYSDITSLLLAINARSRLVTFHGAVATSTWNQFTVDYFKRILFNAETVIMENNHNSAGKIEVISPGKARGKIVGGNLSVIAAMVGSVYLPSWRKNILFLEDIGEDIYRIDRMLTQLKNAGILQQINGFIFAQCTNCQLGDEPSFTLMQILKQHIQPLGIPAWYGSMIGHIQDKFTVPMGVEVEIDAENGTIKMLEAAVIS, encoded by the coding sequence ATCCCTCCAGTTATTGCCAAAAAGTCACTTTCACCAAACACAATTATCAAACCGCCATGTTTACAAATTGGCGATACTGTAGGATTAATTTCCCCGGCAGGTATTGTTGAAGCTAAAGATATAGAAGATGCAAAACAAACTTTTATAAACTTAGGACTGAAAGTTAAAACAGGTGTACATATTTTAGATCGGGACGGATATTTAGCCGGAAAAGATGCAGACCGCGCCCAAGATATAAATACAATGTTTGCAGATAAATCGATAAAAGTCATTATTGCCATGCGTGGCGGTTGGGGCTGTAATCGGATTTTACCTTTACTTAATTATCCTCTGATCCGTTCTCATCCCAAAATTATTATGGGTTATAGTGATATTACTTCTTTATTATTAGCTATTAATGCTCGCAGTCGATTAGTTACTTTTCATGGGGCAGTTGCGACATCAACTTGGAATCAATTTACAGTTGATTATTTTAAACGGATATTATTTAATGCCGAAACTGTAATCATGGAAAATAATCACAATAGCGCTGGGAAAATAGAAGTAATTTCACCGGGAAAAGCCAGGGGTAAAATTGTTGGTGGTAACTTGTCCGTGATAGCAGCAATGGTGGGTTCAGTTTATTTACCATCTTGGCGAAAAAATATTTTATTTTTGGAAGATATTGGCGAAGATATTTATCGCATAGACCGAATGCTGACGCAATTAAAAAATGCTGGTATTCTACAGCAAATTAATGGCTTTATTTTTGCACAATGTACGAATTGTCAATTGGGAGATGAACCATCATTTACATTAATGCAAATATTAAAACAGCATATTCAGCCTTTAGGTATTCCAGCTTGGTATGGTTCTATGATTGGTCATATTCAAGATAAATTTACAGTACCAATGGGTGTAGAAGTAGAAATAGATGCTGAGAATGGAACAATCAAAATGTTAGAAGCGGCTGTAATAAGCTAA